In Desulfonatronospira thiodismutans ASO3-1, the sequence ACCACCCCCGGCCCCTCCTTGGCTAAGGAGGGGAGTTAACGCCGGGCCAGTAATCCTATACGGAGGAGCAGGCAGGGTATGAGAAAACAGTTGCCAACATGTTTTTCCGATATTTTTGTTAAGCGCCTACCACTACAGCGAAACTTATAAAATACAGTATGGTATCTCAATTGGGGACAGGCACCCCCGCACTTATTTTTCTGAAGGATGATTAACAGGTTTTAAAAATAAGTGCGGGGAGATCCAGTCCCCGGAGGTCAATAAATAAGTTTCGCTGTAGTGCTACTCTTTGTACTCCTTGAAAAAAAATTCTTCAAGCCTTGATATATTTTTCACCAGATAGCTTACAGGATAGACTTTGACCCGGGATGCAAAGAGGATTAAGGAACATGCCCAATGGACAGAATGAATATTCTACCGGATTTTATCAGGCAAAAACCGGGCCTGGCGCTTTTTGCCATGCTGGCGGTGGCGGTTTCCGGGTTCGGACAGACCTTTTTCGTCTCGGTTTTCGGGGAAGAAATCCGTACCTCTGCCGGGCTTTCGCACACTGCTTACGGCAGTATCTACAGCCTGGCCACCCTGGTAAGTGCGGCCATGCTCTTCAAGTTCGGCAGGCTGGTTGATATCTGGCCTCTTTCCAGGGCTGTGCTGCTGGCCACAGCCATTCTTGCCCTGGGGTGCCTGCTTGTGGGCCTCAAGGGCGGGGTGCTGTTGCTAAGTGTTGGTTTTTTCTGCATACGCTTCGGTGGGCAGGGTCTTTTCGGGCATATGGGCATGACCACGGCTGCCAGGTATTTTTCTGCTCACAGGGGCAAGGCAGTGGCTCTGGCCGGCTCGGGATTTCCCCTGGCTGAAGCTGTCCTGCCTGCCAGTGCTGTGTTCATGGCTGCTCTCTGGGGGTGGCATGTTCCCTGGCTGGCCTCTGCCGGATTCCTGGTGCTGATGGTTTTGCCCCTGCTGTATTATCTGACCAGGGATATACCAGCTCCTGTTCAGGACCTGGCGGGCAAAGAAGCCAAAGACTCTCTTAGAAGCCACACCCGGGAAGAGGTGGTAAGGGACAGGGGTTTTTACATGGTCCTGCCTGCGATTCTGGCCTCACCGTTTATGGTCACAGCCCTTTTGTTTCACCAGGCTGCCGTTGCCTCCATGCAGGGATGGTCCATGCATGTTGTGGGTACGGCATTTACCTGTTATGCTGCGGGGCACCTGGGAGCGCTTCTGGGGACAGGTCCCCTGGTGGACCGCATCAGTGCGGGCAAAACCCTGCCTCTGGCGGTGCTGCCCATGGCAGCCGGCCTGATGATACTTGCGGCTTTCCAGGGGATATGGGTGGCATATGTTTACCTGGGGCTCATGGGCATGACCCACGGCATGACCGCTACAGCCGGAGGGGCTGTCTGGGCGGAGCGCTACGGTCTGCTTCACCTGGGCTCCATCAGGGCCATGGCTCAGTCAGCGGTGGTTCTGTCTACAGCGGCTGCTCCTCTGCTGGCGGGTTTTCTGCTGGATCAGGGGCTGGGCATAAATATTCTGGCTGCCATTCTGGCAGCAACAACTCTGACCTGCGGGGTTCTGGCACGCTTTGCCCCTGCCCCCCGGAGTTAGATGCCAGAAGATAGAAGAATCAAAATGAAGACAAGACCATGAAAGATACCAACAACAAACAAAGAAATACAACCGGCTGCAGCCGCAGGGATTTTCTGGCTGCAGCCGGTATGGCCGGAGCCGGACTGGTGGCCTGGCCGGGATTTGCGGCCCATGCAGGTGAAGGCAAGCCCGAAGCTTCCCGCACGGGAGTCGGTCTGGCTCTGGGTGCAGGCGGTGCCAACGGCCTGGCCCATATTGCAGTGCTGGAAGCCCTGGACGAAATTAAAGTCCGGCCAAAAATCATTGCCGGAAGCAGTATAGGGGCCATTCTGGGAGTTCTGTATGCTTCGGGCATATCAGGCCGGGAGATGCGCGAGGCAGCCCTGGAAATCTTTGACTCCCAGCCCAGCATCTGGGGAGGGTGGCTGGAGAGAATCACCGGCAGCGGACTTCTGGATATGCTCAGGCCCGGCCTTGGAGAGGGCGGACTTTTGGACCCTGAAGGAGTCCTGGACTTTGTGCGGGAAAAGATCCAGGTGCAGGACTTTGAAGAGCTGCAAATTCCTCTTAAGGTGGTGGCTACAGACTTCTGGAGGCGGGAGCAGGTAGTATTTGACTCCGGGGAGATCATCCCGGCCATCGAGGCCAGTATGGCTGTTCCGGGGCTGTTCGCCCCGGTGCGCTACCAGGACAGGCTCCTGGTGGACGGGGCCATAGTCAACCCGGTGCCTTTCGATCTTGTACTGGACAGCTGCGATATTTCAGTTGCTGTGGATGTATCCGGGAAGAGTTCCCCGGATAACAAGGAGCGCCCATCCTACCTGGACACTATATTCGCCACCTTTGAGATAATGCAGGAATCCATAATGCAGCAAAAGCTAAGGATATATTCTCCGGATATTTATTTACGCCCGGAAGTAGTGGATGTGCGCCTGATGCAGTTCAACAAGATAAAAAGGATCCTTAAGGAGGCCGAGCCTGCCAGAGAAAGGCTTAAAGAAG encodes:
- a CDS encoding patatin-like phospholipase family protein, with the protein product MKDTNNKQRNTTGCSRRDFLAAAGMAGAGLVAWPGFAAHAGEGKPEASRTGVGLALGAGGANGLAHIAVLEALDEIKVRPKIIAGSSIGAILGVLYASGISGREMREAALEIFDSQPSIWGGWLERITGSGLLDMLRPGLGEGGLLDPEGVLDFVREKIQVQDFEELQIPLKVVATDFWRREQVVFDSGEIIPAIEASMAVPGLFAPVRYQDRLLVDGAIVNPVPFDLVLDSCDISVAVDVSGKSSPDNKERPSYLDTIFATFEIMQESIMQQKLRIYSPDIYLRPEVVDVRLMQFNKIKRILKEAEPARERLKEELERLL
- a CDS encoding MFS transporter, translated to MDRMNILPDFIRQKPGLALFAMLAVAVSGFGQTFFVSVFGEEIRTSAGLSHTAYGSIYSLATLVSAAMLFKFGRLVDIWPLSRAVLLATAILALGCLLVGLKGGVLLLSVGFFCIRFGGQGLFGHMGMTTAARYFSAHRGKAVALAGSGFPLAEAVLPASAVFMAALWGWHVPWLASAGFLVLMVLPLLYYLTRDIPAPVQDLAGKEAKDSLRSHTREEVVRDRGFYMVLPAILASPFMVTALLFHQAAVASMQGWSMHVVGTAFTCYAAGHLGALLGTGPLVDRISAGKTLPLAVLPMAAGLMILAAFQGIWVAYVYLGLMGMTHGMTATAGGAVWAERYGLLHLGSIRAMAQSAVVLSTAAAPLLAGFLLDQGLGINILAAILAATTLTCGVLARFAPAPRS